The following coding sequences are from one Macaca nemestrina isolate mMacNem1 chromosome 1, mMacNem.hap1, whole genome shotgun sequence window:
- the LOC105484515 gene encoding torsin-1A-interacting protein 2: MFSDNSHCPDCGQQWFPSLELGHWLYQTELVENECYQVFLDRINRADYCPECYPDNPANRSLVLPWSFPLEWAPQNLTRWTFEKACHPFLLGPPLVRKRIHDSRVAGFNPALQLILTRTDKTLNKKLGQNK; this comes from the coding sequence ATGTTTTCAGATAATTCACATTGCCCTGATTGTGGACAACAGTGGTTCCCTAGTTTAGAACTAGGCCACTGGTTGTACCAAACTGAACTTGTTGAAAATGAATGTTACCAGGTATTCTTAGACCGTATTAACAGAGCTGATTATTGCCCTGAGTGTTATCCCGATAATCCTGCTAATAGAAGCCTTGTTCTTCCTTGGTCTTTCCCACTTGAGTGGGCTCCCCAGAATCTCACCAGATGGACCTTTGAGAAGGCTTGCCACCCATTTCTTCTGGGTCCTCCACTGGTTAGAAAAAGAATACATGACTCTCGAGTAGCTGGTTTTAACCCTGCATTACAGTTAATCTTGACCAGAACAGATAAAACCTTAAACAAAAAACTGGGTCAAAACAAATAG